GCCGAGCCCAATGCCAATGTGTCGCTGGTGGACGCGGCCATGCCCGGGATGCTGCCGGTCATCAACCGCTTCTGCGTGGAGCAGGCGGTCAAGACCGGCCTCGGGCTCAAGGCGAAGATCAATCACCGTTCGGTCTTCGACCGCAAGAACTACTTCTATCCCGACCTGCCGCAGGGCTACCAGATTTCCCAGTACAAGCAGCCGGTGGTGGGCGAGGGCCATATCCTGCTCGACATGCCCAATGGCGAGGTGGTGAAGGTCGGCATCGAGCGGCTGCACCTGGAGCAGGATGCCGGCAAATCCCTGCACGATCAGCACCCCACCATGTCCTATGTGGACCTCAACCGCTCGGGCGTCGCGCTGATGGAGATCGTCTCCAAGCCCGACATGCGCTCCGCCGACGAAGCCAAGGCCTATGTCGGCAAGCTGCGCACCATCCTGCGCTATCTCGGCACCTGCGACGGCGACATGGAGAAGGGTAATTTGCGCGCCGACGTGAACGTCTCGGTACGGCGGCCGGGCGAGCCCTTCGGCACCCGTTGCGAGATCAAGAACGTGAATTCGATCCGCTTCATGGGCCAGGCCATCGAATACGAGGCGCGCCGGCAGATTGGCATCCTGGAGGATGGAGGCTCCATCGACCAGGAGACGCGCCTGTTCGACGCCCGCAAGGGCGAGACCCGCTCCATGCGCTCCAAGGAGGAGGCGCACGACTACCGCTACTTCCCCGATCCGGATCTTCTTCCGCTGGAAGTCGAGGAGGCCTGGATTACGGAAATCAAGGCGAGCCTGCCGGAGCTGCCGGATGAGAAGAAGCAGCGCTTCATGAGCGATTACGGCCTCAACGCCTATGACGCAGGCGTGCTGGTGGCCGACCGCGACATGGCCGATTATTTCGAGGCGGTGGCGAAGGGACGGGATTCCAAGCTCGCGGTGAACTGGGTGACCGGCGACCTTGCCGCCCATGCCAATGCCCGCAACACGGGCGTGCTGGAGCTCGGCATCTCAGCCGATCACCTGGGCGAGCTCATCGACCTGATCCAGGACGGCACCATTTCCGGCAAGATCGCCAAGGACGTGCTGGCCATCATGGTGGAGGAGGGCGGCTCGCCCAAGGCCATCGTCGAGCAGCGCGGCCTCGTCCAGGTCACCGATATCAGCGCGCTCGAAGCCATCATCGACCAGGTGATCGCCGCCAATCCCGGTCAGGTCGAGCAGGTGAAGACCAAGCCCAAGACCATCGGCTGGTTCGTGGGCCAGGTGATGAAGCAGAGCGGCGGCAAGGCCAATCCGCAAGCGGTCAACGAATTGCTCAAGACCAAGCTCGGGGTGGAGTAGGGAGCGGGCTAACCCGACCCACCTTCGGCCCCTCAAGGGGAGGGAAGTGGGGCGCAGGCTGAGATATCCCTCCCCGGAACGGGGAGGGTGGCCGCCGCAAGGCGGCCGGGCGGGGGTCAATATCGGGTGAGATCTGAAGGTACGCTAGAGGAGGAGACTTGATGGCCACGCTTCGCTCGAGCCTGTCTGTCAGCGCGCCGGAATTCAGGACCAATGCGGCGGCCATGGCGGACCTGGTGGCGGATCTCGCGGCCAAGCGGGCGGAAGCCGCGCAAGGCGGGCCGCAGAAGGCACGCGACCGACACGTGGCCCGCGGCAAGCTCCTGCCGCGGGACCGGGTGATGCAGCTGATCGACCCGGGCTCGCCCTTCCTCGAGCTGTCGAGCCTTGCGGCCTACGGCCTCTACAGCGGCGATATCCATGGCGCCGGGCTGATCACCGGCATCGGCCGCGTTGAAGGCCGCGAATGCATGATTGTGTGCAATGATGCCACCATCAAAGGCGGCACCTACTACCCCATGACGGTCAAGAAGCATCTCCGCGCCCAGGAGATCGCCCTGCAGAATCGGCTGCCCTGCATATATCTCGTCGACTCCGGCGGTGCGAACCTGCCCAACCAGACCGACGTCTTCCCCGACCGCGAGCATTTCGGCCGCATCTTCTACAATCAGGCCAACATGTCGGCGGCCGGCATTCCGCAGATCGCGTGCGTGATGGGCTCCTGCACCGCGGGCGGCGCCTATGTGCCGGCCATGTCGGACGAAACCGTCATCGTGAGGCGCCAGGGCACCATCTTCCTGGGCGGCCCGCCCTTGGTGAAGGCGGCCACGGGCGAAGTCGTCTCGGCCGAGGACCTGGGCGGCGCCGACGTGCATGCCCGCCAGTCCGGCGTTGCCGACCATTACGCGCTGGACGACCGGCACGCGCTCGCCATCGTGCGCTCGATTGTCGCCGGTCTCAACCGGCGCAAGCAAATCGACATCGCGGTGCGCGAGTCGGTCGAGCCGCTCTACGACCCGGAGGAGATCAACGGCATCGTGCCGAAAAGCCTCTCGGTGCAATACGACATCCGCGAGGTCATTGCGCGCCTGGTCGACGGCTCCGTCTTCGATGAATGGAAGGCGCTTTACGGCACCACGCTGATCACCGGCTTTGCCCATATCTGGGGCATTCCCGTCGGCATCCTCGGCAATAACGGCATCCTTTATTCCGAATCCGCCCAGAAGGGCGCCCATTTCATCGAGCTGTGCTGTCAGCGCCGTATTCCCCTGCTGTTCCTGCAGAACATCTCGGGCTTCATGGTGGGCCAGCGCTATGAGGCCGGCGGCATCGCCAAGGACGGGGCCAAGCTGGTGACCGCGGTGGCCTGCGCCCAGGTGCCGAAGATCACGGTGATCGTCGGCGGCTCGTTCGGCGCCGGCAATTACGGCATGTGCGGCAGGGCTTACTCGCCGCGGTTCCTGTTCATGTGGCCCAATGCCCGCATTTCGGTCATGGGCGGCGAGCAGGCCGCCTCCGTGCTC
Above is a window of Rhodoligotrophos defluvii DNA encoding:
- the gatB gene encoding Asp-tRNA(Asn)/Glu-tRNA(Gln) amidotransferase subunit GatB, translating into MIEDTRTVDQSRLISGATGDWEVIIGLEVHAQVTSDAKLFSGASTAFGAEPNANVSLVDAAMPGMLPVINRFCVEQAVKTGLGLKAKINHRSVFDRKNYFYPDLPQGYQISQYKQPVVGEGHILLDMPNGEVVKVGIERLHLEQDAGKSLHDQHPTMSYVDLNRSGVALMEIVSKPDMRSADEAKAYVGKLRTILRYLGTCDGDMEKGNLRADVNVSVRRPGEPFGTRCEIKNVNSIRFMGQAIEYEARRQIGILEDGGSIDQETRLFDARKGETRSMRSKEEAHDYRYFPDPDLLPLEVEEAWITEIKASLPELPDEKKQRFMSDYGLNAYDAGVLVADRDMADYFEAVAKGRDSKLAVNWVTGDLAAHANARNTGVLELGISADHLGELIDLIQDGTISGKIAKDVLAIMVEEGGSPKAIVEQRGLVQVTDISALEAIIDQVIAANPGQVEQVKTKPKTIGWFVGQVMKQSGGKANPQAVNELLKTKLGVE
- a CDS encoding carboxyl transferase domain-containing protein, translated to MATLRSSLSVSAPEFRTNAAAMADLVADLAAKRAEAAQGGPQKARDRHVARGKLLPRDRVMQLIDPGSPFLELSSLAAYGLYSGDIHGAGLITGIGRVEGRECMIVCNDATIKGGTYYPMTVKKHLRAQEIALQNRLPCIYLVDSGGANLPNQTDVFPDREHFGRIFYNQANMSAAGIPQIACVMGSCTAGGAYVPAMSDETVIVRRQGTIFLGGPPLVKAATGEVVSAEDLGGADVHARQSGVADHYALDDRHALAIVRSIVAGLNRRKQIDIAVRESVEPLYDPEEINGIVPKSLSVQYDIREVIARLVDGSVFDEWKALYGTTLITGFAHIWGIPVGILGNNGILYSESAQKGAHFIELCCQRRIPLLFLQNISGFMVGQRYEAGGIAKDGAKLVTAVACAQVPKITVIVGGSFGAGNYGMCGRAYSPRFLFMWPNARISVMGGEQAASVLAQVRRDNLEADGKSWAPEEEDAFKQPIREQYEREGHPYHATAHLWDDGIITPAETRMVLGLAFSATLNAPIPETRFGVFRM